In Euphorbia lathyris chromosome 2, ddEupLath1.1, whole genome shotgun sequence, the sequence TACAGTGAGGGCAACAGGGACACTTGCTCCCACTGAGATTTAAAAATGTATAAATTTTCACGTAGTTTGGAGTTTGCTCCGGAATCCATTGTTGAAGAAAGAGGTATTTGAGCTTTTATAGGTGTATCACAAGGTTGAAAAAAGGAGTAATAATAGTTCATACAGAATATCTGAAGAAAAAACTAGAGAGAGAAGCTCTCACCTCTCTCTAGCTTCTCCatttatttttcttccaaatctTGGTGTCTTTAACTCTTCATCACCGTTGTTGCCGCTTTACGTTTCCGATCTTGGTTTCTACTCAGGTTTTtttagaggaggaagaaggaagcttgtattccttcttcctcctctcattTATGTTTAGATTTAGCTTTTAGTCTCAGATCTACTTTTTCTTGTTCGTTTGAAGTCTATATACCTTATTTGAACGTCTTTTTCCATTATATATACAACTGTTAGctatatttctttcatttattcttttttcggtcttagcaagaacggaaaaggtttatcttgtccgtagatctataAATCTGCGTGGTTGCAACAACAGAAAGGAGTTAGATCCGAATGTCCGGAAGAGTCTAAATGATGAAGCATGGATTGCAGAGGTTTTTCAACGGGATTCGACGTACGAGAAGGATatgatttatttgtttgttttatttgtaccttttatggattttattgctctttgtagccatattattgctctttgtagtctcaTTACTGCTCTTCGTAGTCTGTTTTCTTCCCTTTGTGGATGTAGCCTATATGGGTGGGATGTTTTATTCCTCTCCATTCTCGTGATGTATTTGGATTgttaaattaatgaaatgatatggctttttataaaaaaaaaagaaaaaaggagtAGGGATTAGAtttgtttcaatttttgttttgatttctGAAATATAAAACGTCATCGTTCCCTTATGCCTATAGCAGCCCATTGGAATGACACCCAATTAAACTAATTAGTAAGAAATGAGACAATGACACTACCCTATAACACTGTAACATCTAATAACTTTTTAATGGATatataaaggcttaatacatcagctGCTTTCTAAACTTGGTTAAAATGGTAGATTGATTTCCTAAATTTTAGGAATATTTTATCCGCTCCTTAAATTTGTTTATATTGTataaaataaacacaaaaatCTCATGTGGCATTTAATGGCAAATCACGTGGGATTAGAAAAAGGAATGACGCATGTGGAGAGTCATTACTTCCTACCTTTATTCTTTCTCATCCCTCTGTCACACTTCCTTAATTGAAATCACTGCACCAACAAACCATCTGaccatcttcttcaattttttcttgAAATCACTACACCAATGATCTcgtcttttaaatttttttagctattaattgaaaaaaaactaTACAAAATCCATTAAATCCTCAAATTATTTCTAGGTCCATTTGCATCCACCGTTGCTTGTAAAAAGATCCATTTGAAATTGGGTGTATCGATTAGGGATTGAAGAGGAGCAGcagtgaaattgagtgaaagAGGAAGAAAAAAGGTAAATATGTGTGATTTCATCCAGATTTGAAtccacatgttttttttttagagataCTCTGTTTATGATGAGTTCTTTCTCCGAAGAAGCTTATGGGTTAGTGGAATTTGACTATGAGTTGGGTTTAAGATATCTGGTGAAGTGGGTAAAGTGATTTTGAATCCATGACTGTTGAATTTGTGATTTTATAGGCCATGATTGAGAATTCTTAGagaattctgatttttttttagttgaAGAAGAGAGGGAAACAGTGCTTCTTGATATTTTTTTGtcatattttttagattaaaaaaatcttgatagaaaaagaaaatttacTGGCCAGAAAAATCGAGCTCCTTCACGGAATGGCCATGGCTAGCCGGAATATTTACAGAAGAGAAtcaaaaagaaaatgagaaagagagaagagaaaggaaacaTAGGAGGATGTTCTCGATTTTTGcagaaacaaaagggaaaaaatggattattatttagttgatttaatttaggctttttatctttaTACATGTCATCGTTTTTACTGGTATATTGCCATCTGTCAAATCATATTTTAACATCAGCGTGTGTGTAATTCACGTTCATATGTGAAGATGCATTTTATGCATTTTTGTGTCTATTTTATATACTATAAGCAAGTAAATCTGTTCATGAGCTGGGCCGGGCCTAACCGGGCTTGTCACCTAATTACTTTGTCCAATCCCAACCAAGCCCGCACTATATTTATATTGGGACCGGGTCGGGTTGGACCAAGCTAAAAGAACTAATTCTCAAGCCCAACACGGTCCGGCCCAATTAAtatctttgtattttttaaaaattaaattaaactaaaaaattatactataaatataaataataaaatacaataaactaaattttagaggattgtttcaataaaaatcaattaacgcaatcctaaataaataaataaacttttttaatagtaataaataaaatagtaacaaaaatatgtacatgttcaccaattctaaaaaatatattggttggaaatttttatgttaaagaaatttaaattttttatttttggaatataaagtttattaaactataaaagttattattattaaaattttgggCTGGGCTGGACTGGGTCTGGATTTTGAGACAAATCCTAAGTCCAACCTACTTTATATGCTGGTCTAAGTGGGATTGGACCGGGCCTATACGAAATATATACGTTCAAGCCCAATCTTTGAAGAGCGGACTTGGACGGGCTGGGCGGGCCAATGGACTTTTGAACAGGTctataaacaagtttagagagccgATGAGTAACTTAcaaagttcagagagccaatCTAACATTCTGTCCAAGTTTAGGGAGCggctgatgtattaagccatataTTGTACGCAAACCGATCATGTGTATGACATCCATAAGGGGGtcaattacatccatggccactgagctttattttttaatggtatgaccactaaactttaaaaTTTATCATAAAAGTTAttcaactttacatttttttaacacCCGTGACCACTCAATGCCTTACACCGATCGTTGACGGCCTCAattttttttcaagaattaatgatatgtttttattcaaaaaaaaaattaatgatattttaaaccactttaattcttgaaaattttcgtagTTTAGTTAGCAGAGagaatgaatttttagaaaaagaaaattccaatgattttggaaaataaaaagtatGGTTAACTATTTCTAAAAttattcaaaaataataataataattttgtccTTATCTTATAAAATGGCTTAATTTAGGATAAAGATTAAAATTAACCCCAACGTTTGTTAAGAAGCACATATTTAGCTCTAGTGTAAATTTTgtataaatttaaccctaacgtttttaaatcagatcaattttagctctaagttaatgaaaaattgaaaaactgGTTTGCttattatttaactgtcatacTAGATCTTCCAAATAAGTTTAGTCATAAACTAAATCTTAATAACACTTAAATATCTTAGActtaattgatatttggaatgTCAATTGTAAAAgttaaactaatatttttaaagtttCGACATTGTAGGAATACAATTGACCTTTTTTGAAAAGTTAGTGTTAAACCTAGACTTATATAAGGTCAAATTTGTCccttattcattttaatttatattgtttttaattttttttattttttttacgctGTATATATAGTTTGCCCCCGCTACATGCAAATCCTGGATCCGTCCCTGGTCTCTAAGCTATTCATTTAGCATGGGGGCGTAGGCCTCCCAAAAGGTAACGGAGGCGTGCAAAGGTTTCCTCGGGCCGGACGGAGATTGGCCCTCGAGTGCAAAGGCAGAAGGGAGCTTGAGGGCCAtagttaaaatttattattgtttcaatattttttttattttaaatagttGTGACGTATCACATTTGTGAGAGATCTTAGTTGACTCATGCTGACATGTCAGCCATGACATCATTTTGATGTCTTTTAACcattaaaattggaaaaatgatctaattgagataaaattcaaaattgaatgattttattaaaataaattgaagtcgaattattattttgagacaaccatgtaaATTCAAACGATGCATGATGGATATAGGTGTtagaactaaaaaaaaaaaaaaaaaaaaaaaaaaaaaaaaaaaaaaaaaaaaaaaaaggtgggTTCATTCAAAGATTATGCCAAGGGTTTTCCTAAAATAAAAGAGGGAGCATATAGATCTTTAGTTCACACTTTACAGAGATTGCTCCTTGCAACCGCCGATCTTCCATGTTATGATGAAAGAAAGTTCTGCTTTAGGTCTAGTACTAGTACTCGCGGTGGCTAGGCAGGCATCAGCGGTCAGTGAGAAGGTGTATCGTTTGCTTGCGCGCATCCCACATCGGTAAGAAAGCTCATCCAGAACCAAGTAGCGAAATATAAAAGGAGAAACCACAGACTAACAGAAGCATACCTTTCTCGGCCTTTTGGCTAAGATCAAGTGTAGTATCTGTTATTATCAGTTTAATATCTGATATGTGAACCAATGGTTCACAcgatattaaatttatttttttaggggGGAAGGTTCGTATCAATGGCTTGCCATTGGAGCCTTCAAGAGTCGCCTCTGCGTTGCACTGAAGTAATGGCCTGGCTCACCCCTCCAATTCCAGTGTTAGCTTTTGTTTACTTTATAACTCAAAAACAAAGAATATAATAGAAGATTAGGCGTTTAGGTCATCCTGATTCGTCACTTGCTCATTCCCAGAAACCCTTGCATTTTGGTAATTTGTCTTGCACAGGATCGTTTAACCGTCAACGATTTTGAATGTAAAGTCCATGAATGGCAGAAATCTAGAAGAGATATACCTTTGTTCGGCGGTTGGTAGGAGGCAGCTTCTGTAATGGTAAATTTTGTCCACTTTTGACATATTCTTCAATGGTTTTTTTCTTATAGATTTTTAGTCAATGAAAacaatacatgaatatcatttGTTACATTGAGTAGTTTCAACAAAGTGTTTATGAGGAGGTTTTGCTATAAATGCTAGAATGACTAGCAAGAAAGCTTGTTTCGAATATGTGTAGACGCATTACATTGGTTATTAGGAGGTTTTGCGAGGATAGAATGAAGCTTGTTTCCAATCGAAGACACATTACATTGGTTACTAGGAGGTTTTGCTAGGATAGAATGAAGCCTGTTTCACATTACATTAGTTGTAGAAACTTCAAATGTTAAACTCTTTTAGTAGAAATGTAGtatcaattgaataaacaagtaataaagtagAAGGAAACAACTCAATTTTCTTTCCAAAACCTTTCAATTTCTCTCCAGCAAACAATAGGTAAAACATTACATGAATAGATTCAATTCAACTAACAACTTGTATAAAAATAGAATGCAGCTGTGCAAGCTTAGAACGAATTAGTATACATTACAAATAAGATATGCTCActctgaaatatatatatggtaAACCAATCAACAATCTCTCccgttgataaaaaaaatcctcTCTTGAAAACTCCAATTAGAAACCGAAGCCAATAAAAAACAGATTGAAAACCAGAAACTCAGAAACTATCAATTCTTGAAGGGTTTAATTCATCACTGTTGTACAACACATGCAGTTGGTGAAGAGGGAAGACCTGCGCTTGTGCTTGTTTTTACTTTTCGATGCCACTGGTGTCCCTTTTGAAGAAGATTGCAAGTTCCTTGGATCCTTAGTATCTTTTTCAGCAGAATCATGTTGCTCAAGGAATGGTGTTCTTGACTTCTCTGAGTCACTTCTTTCGAGTGTAATCACTTTCTCTTCTGGGGGCAGTGGTTGATCCTTGAGCAATTGTTGATTATATTCAAGTGTGCTTTGAAGACTCACATCATCTTCATTTGTGTTCATATTCTGATCAAGCAATGGAGTGTGATCTGATTCTTCCCTCCTAGCTTCTATCCGAAGATCAATACCAAAGCTTGGAGATTTCCTCATCTCTGCACGGGGATCAGGAATGGATTCGATGCTGAACCTTCCCACACTTTCTTGTTCCTCATTAGCAACCCTTTCAGAGATACATGTTTCTTTCTTTTCGCTTTGTTTGTtggactgttctgctgagtctGAAGCTGATAATTTAGCTTCTATCACTGTTTCCATGACTCCTTTACTGCATTGTGGAACTTGTGTTTTCTCAATCGTGGTCGAACTTTCAGGAAACAGTCCATTGCTGGCACTAGTTGCATCTTCCGGTGCCTGAATGCCATCCCTATTTTCAGAGATAGATGATTTGAACTCTTGGTGTTGCTCACTGGAATGATTTTCAGAAGCTGAAACATTAGTTTCTGTCAGGGTCTCATCAATTTCTGGGGCATGGAGTAAAACCGCTTCTGCTTCTGCTTCCTCATGTTTCTCAATTGGGAGCTCAACTGCAGGAATCAATTTCTCCATGGAAGTGTTTGCGGCATGGAAAGGCGAAGCTACTTCCCTGAGCAACTCACTGCTTCTCTCAAGCTTCACTTCTGATGATGATTCTTCGTGAACTTGAGCATCCTCACATTCAGTTGCAGTTTTGTGTTGTTGATCTACAGATTCGAGCAGAGAAGCAGGAACCAATACTGGTGCTTGTGTTTTCGCTTCTATCTCAAAAGTTTGCTCTTTTTCAGGTTCCACTTCCTCGGATTTGTAATCTTCTGATTCCTCTTTACTGCAAGTGCCATTGATGACGGATAAGTTTGAGGTCAGATTAACAAGTTCCGGAACCAATTCAATCCTTCCTTCACTTGATACTGGTTCAGAATTGCCTTTTTCATTTCCATTTGGCTTGCCTGCGAAAGTTTCATGCCAATGAACCATCATAGATTTTGCTTCAGACCCTCTGAAGGGTGCTTCAGAAGGCTTATTTTGGTTATAGGATTCTTCAGTTACCTTCATCCCTTCAACTTGGAGGATTCCATTGCTCGAAGCATTATGTGCAGCGATATTAGGATCTTCTTTCTCATCATTCTTGCAATTAGGCCCCGTCGAAGAATTTGTGCCTTGGTCAACCTCTGAATCTGATTCATTAGCATCATGCTTGCTATCTCCATTTTCTGATTCTTTTGCTGCTAATTTGGTCTCTTCAGTTAGAATGATACATTTATCTACAGCCATGGCCACATCCGAGCATAACGAATCATCCATATCAAATTCTGCTTGTGAATCCAACAAATTAGTCCCATTACTGTCCATCTCTCCATCATTTTTGTTTTCAGTTTTGGCTTTCCCATACTCATTTTCAACTCGAACTAATTGCACGTTGCTGAGCCTTGAATCCTCCTGAGATTCTGCTTGTGACTCCAAGGAATTAGTCCCATTACTATCAATCTCTCCATCGTTTTTCTTTTCGATTTTGGCTTTCGCATCCCCATTTCCATTTCCAGCTCGAGCTAATTGCTCATTGCTGAGCCTTGTATGCTCCTGAGATTCTGCTTGTGACTCCAAGGAATTAGTCCCATTACTATCCATCTCTCCATCATTTTTGTCTTCGGTTTTGGCTTTCGCATGCTCATTTTCAACTCGAACTAATTGCTCATCATTGAGCCTCGTACCCTCCTGAGATTCTGCTTGTGACTTCAAGGAATTAGTCCCATTACTATCAATCTCTCCATCATTTTTGTTTTCGATTTTGTCTTTCTCATCCTCATTTCCAGCTCGAACTAATTGCTCATCACTGAGCCTTGAATCCTCCTGAGATTCTGCTTGTGACTCCAAGGAATTAGTCTTATTACTATCAACCTCTCCATCATTTTTCTTTTCGATTTTGTCTTTCGCATCTTCATTTCCAACTTTAACTAATTGCTCATCTCTGAGCCTCCTATCCTCCTTAGATTCCACTTCATTCGCCAGGCAATCAGTGCTTTTCCCAGTATCTAGAACAGTACTAGGAACAACACCTCCTTCTGAGTTGTCAAATATGtgattatctgactcatcactCATCTCTTTGGTAATGAAATCAATATTTGATTCTGAGATATCTAGTAGGCTGCTAATCTCTTCAACTGCTTTTGGAGAATTAGTGTTTCCTTGTTCAGACTGGCCAACTCCAACTTGTCTAGATTCATGTTCTGCAGAATCTTCACATTCTGGATCATGTGGAAGTGCTATCATGTCCTTTTCCTCTGTTCAAAGCAAACCAACATAACAGAATCTCAAAAAATTGGTTTACTGCgtgtattaattaatttttagataatCAATCACCAATAATCTACTACCATGTGGACCTGCGACACTGAGCTAGGTACCACATTTCACGTGGACACTTAACCAAGTAGCTTGGAATGATGCCGTATAAGGCACACTTCCACATAGATTAAGCTGCTAATACACAGCTCACCAGTGCTGAATTACGGGCCACTAAACATTTGGGGCTCACTAGTTAATGATGattgtattcctatataaatagcattcattgcTCAAGGTAGGACCCAACAAAGCATTTATTAACTTAATCATCAGAGTACATACGCCGATTGATAACCCTGTCCTAACTCCATAATATTGCAGATCAGCACTCAGCACAAAGGGACTAGAGTTTCCAGAAAATTAGCAAACTACCCCTTACAttgacatcaaattaaaatgAAGTTTAGCTAAGGTAGTTGATGATGCTAACCTTTGTTGAAGGCAGCCACATTCTCAATGTGATGTTTGCTCATTTTTGATACACTGTCCTTGAGGTTCTGGCAGTTATATTCACTATCTGGCAAAGGAGCTGTTGTTTGAAATCCACTATCTCTGCCACTTTCTTCAGTTATATTCTGAAGAACTTCAGTCTCCTCTTGCTCTACAAAAGGAGAAAGTTGAGTTATGTACATAGATCAAGTTCATTTGAATGCTGACAAGCAAACAATTACTTATGAAAATGTAATTTATTCCTCAAAAaggtatagttttttttttttttttgtactggaTCAACTCATTGTTTGCTAACACTTTGTTTTGTTAATTAAGGCCTCATCTCTCAATTTGACACATTGAGATTTCCATTTTTGAAAAATACGTAAATTACATCCGTGATCCTTGAGCTATAGCACTACTAACATCAATGACCCCTGTTTTTGACATAAAAAATCCTTAAACTTTACATTATTGTGacattaaagtgcaaaaatcTGTTAAAAAATACTAACAAAATGATAAGTGCGCAAAATAGGTATTTAATCATAATTTATGGTAATATGGATAAGAAAAAAAGTCAATAATGTAATCAAACTTGTGCAAGTCATCATATCCTTAATTCTTTTcacaaatgtttttttttttttttttttttttttttctgatttaGACTATAATATTGTAGACTTATAGTAATGTAAAATTCAAGAGTTCAATGATAAGAAATGAAGTTTAGGGGCGACAATGTTAGTTTCGCTACATTTGAAGAGTCATAAATGCAATTTACCCTAGAAAAAATTGACTATAAACTAAGTTCTAATCGAGTTCAGGGGCGGAGCTAGGGGGGGTAGGGGAGGGTCCTCCGACCCTTCGGAACACCCTTGACGAacattgaaaatttgaaaattttgaaaattttgattttactatgatcaaatttacccttatattatcaaaaatttgaaaattttgattttactactatgaatcaaagccttaagttgttattgagaaaaaaaatcttcatgcaATGGAGCTCCTCCGGACTTTGagctctggctccgccactgatcGAGTTCGATGTCTATTAAAACTTATCCAGGGTTCAATGTATCAAATTGAAATATTGTGAACCACCATGCTATTTTCTTAACACTTTTTGCATATATCATGTTAAGTGAGAAATTTCAAACCTTTTCCATTAGTATCTGCTGCTGTCTTTGGATCATCAGATGGTAATTGTGTCTCTTTTTCATGATAATATTTGCTTTCAGGTGttggaacatgattttcttctTTTAGATGATTAGAATGAAGTGGTTCTTGTGCTTTCCCCTCAGTTTCAGGGCTTCTGTTATCTTCTTCTGCATCAGAGATGGGCGTTAAAATGGTTGTCACATCATAATCATGGTATGCGATCTATATAAATGtaacaaaaatgataattgCGTTAAACATGAGGTGTCTAACAGGTTTTGAAGGAGTATATATTAAGCAGAAGTAGAAGAAAAAAGGCATACCTCGAAACTGAGATGTGTTATTATTGCCCATCTCATTTCCCATATCTTAATTCACTGAATTCTGCAATATAAATGAAACAGAAATATGACTATCacaatcacaaacaaacccctaAATGCAATGGCTACAACTTAATCGGCGGGTGCATGCATGACTTAAGAAAGGAAGTTGAAATTCAATGCCTAAATAAAAGACTAAAAATGCATACCATAATGATGACGATTCACATGCCAGAAGCCATAGAAAAATGAGGACAGCTTGATTGATTCCTATGAAAATGAAAGTAGACAGAGTGTTATTGCTCAATTAAAATGGGCACTTAATTATGTACATTGCTTAAAGAATAAGGGTCACAAAGTCGGCTAATTAACCAATATTGTTTTTCTCCTTTtcctttgattgatcaatttTATAGTGTTCAATGGGGACATTCAAatttaaaactaattaaaatCAATGTCGGCAACTCAAAGCCTTCATCATTTCACTCCTTAAATTCCCTTTCATTATCTTAAGCTAAAAGCATGCTAAGCCgcctaatcatttcaatttTGATGGATCGAgccattaattatttttttatcatagtTTTTGTTTGTCAAACTAGTTAGTTATGAACATAAAAGACCATTCTTCATTACGTTTATGTttgaaattgtatttttttaccgTTCAAACTAAGCTTTTACATTTTCTCTATACTATAGCTTTTTCTTCATATGTTTAAGAGTTTTAATCccaattcaattaaaaaaaaaaaacaaaattcccAGTAATTTGATCACTATTGCTATGTAATTGCTAAAAGTAATTCAGCAATCAAATAGGATCCCTATTGCTTTGATGAAGTTGAAATTGGTTGGTGGTTGTGGTTGATAAAAGTGTGAAGTTACCAAGCGTGAAAAATGATTGGATCATAAATCCAATCCGTAATTACCTCTAAGAAATTGTAGG encodes:
- the LOC136219655 gene encoding uncharacterized protein isoform X1 → MRWAIITHLSFEIAYHDYDVTTILTPISDAEEDNRSPETEGKAQEPLHSNHLKEENHVPTPESKYYHEKETQLPSDDPKTAADTNGKEQEETEVLQNITEESGRDSGFQTTAPLPDSEYNCQNLKDSVSKMSKHHIENVAAFNKEEKDMIALPHDPECEDSAEHESRQVGVGQSEQGNTNSPKAVEEISSLLDISESNIDFITKEMSDESDNHIFDNSEGGVVPSTVLDTGKSTDCLANEVESKEDRRLRDEQLVKVGNEDAKDKIEKKNDGEVDSNKTNSLESQAESQEDSRLSDEQLVRAGNEDEKDKIENKNDGEIDSNGTNSLKSQAESQEGTRLNDEQLVRVENEHAKAKTEDKNDGEMDSNGTNSLESQAESQEHTRLSNEQLARAGNGNGDAKAKIEKKNDGEIDSNGTNSLESQAESQEDSRLSNVQLVRVENEYGKAKTENKNDGEMDSNGTNLLDSQAEFDMDDSLCSDVAMAVDKCIILTEETKLAAKESENGDSKHDANESDSEVDQGTNSSTGPNCKNDEKEDPNIAAHNASSNGILQVEGMKVTEESYNQNKPSEAPFRGSEAKSMMVHWHETFAGKPNGNEKGNSEPVSSEGRIELVPELVNLTSNLSVINGTCSKEESEDYKSEEVEPEKEQTFEIEAKTQAPVLVPASLLESVDQQHKTATECEDAQVHEESSSEVKLERSSELLREVASPFHAANTSMEKLIPAVELPIEKHEEAEAEAVLLHAPEIDETLTETNVSASENHSSEQHQEFKSSISENRDGIQAPEDATSASNGLFPESSTTIEKTQVPQCSKGVMETVIEAKLSASDSAEQSNKQSEKKETCISERVANEEQESVGRFSIESIPDPRAEMRKSPSFGIDLRIEARREESDHTPLLDQNMNTNEDDVSLQSTLEYNQQLLKDQPLPPEEKVITLERSDSEKSRTPFLEQHDSAEKDTKDPRNLQSSSKGTPVASKSKNKHKRRSSLFTNCMCCTTVMN
- the LOC136219655 gene encoding uncharacterized protein isoform X2, with protein sequence MGNEMGNNNTSQFREEDNRSPETEGKAQEPLHSNHLKEENHVPTPESKYYHEKETQLPSDDPKTAADTNGKEQEETEVLQNITEESGRDSGFQTTAPLPDSEYNCQNLKDSVSKMSKHHIENVAAFNKEEKDMIALPHDPECEDSAEHESRQVGVGQSEQGNTNSPKAVEEISSLLDISESNIDFITKEMSDESDNHIFDNSEGGVVPSTVLDTGKSTDCLANEVESKEDRRLRDEQLVKVGNEDAKDKIEKKNDGEVDSNKTNSLESQAESQEDSRLSDEQLVRAGNEDEKDKIENKNDGEIDSNGTNSLKSQAESQEGTRLNDEQLVRVENEHAKAKTEDKNDGEMDSNGTNSLESQAESQEHTRLSNEQLARAGNGNGDAKAKIEKKNDGEIDSNGTNSLESQAESQEDSRLSNVQLVRVENEYGKAKTENKNDGEMDSNGTNLLDSQAEFDMDDSLCSDVAMAVDKCIILTEETKLAAKESENGDSKHDANESDSEVDQGTNSSTGPNCKNDEKEDPNIAAHNASSNGILQVEGMKVTEESYNQNKPSEAPFRGSEAKSMMVHWHETFAGKPNGNEKGNSEPVSSEGRIELVPELVNLTSNLSVINGTCSKEESEDYKSEEVEPEKEQTFEIEAKTQAPVLVPASLLESVDQQHKTATECEDAQVHEESSSEVKLERSSELLREVASPFHAANTSMEKLIPAVELPIEKHEEAEAEAVLLHAPEIDETLTETNVSASENHSSEQHQEFKSSISENRDGIQAPEDATSASNGLFPESSTTIEKTQVPQCSKGVMETVIEAKLSASDSAEQSNKQSEKKETCISERVANEEQESVGRFSIESIPDPRAEMRKSPSFGIDLRIEARREESDHTPLLDQNMNTNEDDVSLQSTLEYNQQLLKDQPLPPEEKVITLERSDSEKSRTPFLEQHDSAEKDTKDPRNLQSSSKGTPVASKSKNKHKRRSSLFTNCMCCTTVMN